The window ACAATTTTTCGTTGACGGTGTACTTGAGTTTCTTGTATCCACCATGCCGACATGCATTTCATATATAATGGCCTCTAGCACCCTAGATGATTTATAGTTCGCATCAAATCTGACAATAAACTTTTTGGTGATCCATGgcataaaaatcaaaataattttaagtGGTTTCCACATACCATGAAATAGAATTTATCCAGTTGTAAAATGCCAAGCATTGCAAGGATGAAaccaatttcataaaaattagcCATTTGCACATCAATCAAACAAATAAATTAACGCTATTAAGATCAGATCGAGCAGGAGGCAAGTCAAAGATCCTCCTCCAGTCTGCCCTTCAACTTCATCCTATATCAATTATTTCTTCATAGCATTAGACTTAAATCAACTGTTTAATAACAAAAATCAAACACaccaaaagaaaaaatggaataCGAACAAAACTAACCCGGAAAGCTATTAAGGCAAATCATGACagcaacaatttttttttttccgaCTAAACCTTCaatagccaaaaaatattttgataTTCAAGACATACTAAAGAAAAAGTAAGGAAAATTAATTACCTTACAGAGATAGATAAGAAATTTGCAGTAAAGATATCTTGTCATAGTGGTGGAGTATAGAGAGAACATAGGCGCTCAAAACACATGAATAATTTAACCATAaaacaaaaaatttcaaaagtaaattGAATTTAAAATCTCAGtattaacttaaaaataaaattaatccTATGGATAATCTGCCATATACAATAGTTAACAATAAACAATATATGTCACTATTAGCTAGTAAAATCAAAAAGTTGAGAAGGACATACCTTTGGCAAAAGTGAATATCGATAGAgcgaagaaaagaagaggaagaactTGAGAAGCAAAAAAATCACAGAAGAATTTACAAGTCACAAAGAACACCACGTGTAGGGCTAGCAATACAAAGTCATCTTTACACATTAACATGAAATTATAAAGGTACCCTCAGACTAACTATTAATTCCAGGGAAAGCACACGTGTTGACCCGGAGGAGCATGTATTCGCTCTTATTAAGAAGTAGGAAAACACTCCATAGtaaaaaattatttctaaaattcaaattcaaacaatttaaataaaaattaagacACTCTAATCATCCCCCGTAATACTATTTTCAACATATTCGATTCTCTCAATTATTAGAACTGGAAATTCCATCACCACATTCAAAAAGTAGAGTAGGGCCAAGAGTGACGTAATTGGCAAGTCATGTGCATGCGATTCCCATTCCACATCGGCATATTCTACCTCACACGTGTTCCCACATCTTTTCTAAATCCGTACATAACAAATTTCTCATTTTCTTCACCACTTCACTTCCCGGACCCACTCCCCATCTCTCGCGCTCTTCATGGATACTCTTCTTCTCCGCCGCCAGTCGCCGGCGCTGGCGATGGAGATACCGAACCCGAACCCGAAACGTCCATGCTGCTCCGCCACTTCCGGCTTAAACCCTAAATTCACCACCAGTTCCAATGGTTTCAGTTCCTATATCGATCACGACGTGCTCTTGGAATCGTTTCTCGGTCTCTCCGATTCCTCCTTTGACATCTCCTTCAATCGGCTTCTCGGTTCTAAAGCTTCCGATTCGGAACAGAATGATATGATAAACCGCGCACTTCGATTAGGATCTGCGCTTCTCGAAGCTGGCAAACGATCTGCCCGCGCGCGCGATTCCATGCATAACGCCGTCGTTTGGGCTCTTCCCTCCGATCTAACTATAAAAGTATGTTCTATTCATATATACCTTCTTTTAATTATTGGTATATACGTAATTGTTACAAATTGCAAATATGTGTAGCTTATAGTTACTAATCTGATTTTGCTAATGCTTGTTTTTTGCttagttatttttccttttccaaaattttattcttttgtttCTGAGCTAGGAGTTTGAAATGTGTGTAGTTTGCCTATTCATTTCATGTTCTTTTTTGTGTATAGAATTTATCCTAATGGATGAATTATTTTGAGAGCTGTTTGTTTTCAGTAGTTGGTGTTTATTGATAATCCCGTTTATTATTAGTTATGTACAATCAGCGAATAGGATTGCTCTGGTTCGGCTTCCATACTTTACTAATCCTAGTGAAAGTAAGCCACTAGGATAGCTTTTGAAATGTGCTTTtgtttcattgtttgaaatttgaGGTCTATATTGTTGATACTTGATAGTTGTACTAAGTACTCAGATATTTGGTTATCCTTGAAGATTTTTATAAATTGGTTCATATAGAGTAGAATGCATAGAGAGTAGTTGGGGTTGAGGCATGGTTGTTCGAGTTGCTTGATATTTTTCTGTATCTGCGGAACGATGAATACTTGTATTATCACGGCATTACAATAAATTGGCGATAAAAATTGTTGATGGTAAGATATTGGCTATTACTAAATTTACAGTTGAGGATGGAAGCAATTTGTGCTTATAAAAATAAGATAATGTTTTGGTGGTTATTTTTTTTGGGCAGGTGTTTTCATTGCTTGACACCCAAAGTTTATGTTATGCTGCGATCACATGTTCCTTTTTCAAAAATTGTGCCGCAGACCCTGCATGCTATGCTAATGTTGACTTGATCACAGTGGTTCCTAGAGTCAATAATGCTGTTGTGGCAACAATAGTTCACCGTGCTGGAAATGGATTCCAGTAAGAGAATTGCCGTCCTCTGCTTCATAACTTCAATCTTCttccttttaaatttttttcagtTGGTTTTTAAAAGACTAATTCACATAAGAGCCCCGAAGAACAATAGTGAATTGAATATGCTGAAAAATACTGTTATCACTTTAGCGCTACAGAGTAGACCCATGAAAACATGTTGATTTAGGTCTTACATGAGTAAATGTTATGTAAGAGAGTGAGTAAAGGATGGTAACTACCTTATTCTAAGCGGATATCTCAAAGAACATTGGATTTAAGTGCACAAAAGTGGAATACTTGAGATGCTATTCATCTTGACCTCAAAAGGCTGTTATACAAAGAATATAAATTGGTATTTGCACTGGTGGACAAACACTGACTTTACTGAATCCAGGTCTCTGAAGCTGGGCTGTGTACCTGGCCCACTTGCTTCATCATCGGGGTCTTCTCAACCAATGGTTAATTTTATAAGGAAATCTACAGATGCTGCAGGATTCTCATGGAATGATAAGAGGTCCAGGCAGGGCAAAGAGTATTCTATTCTTACAAGGTCTTGCCTAGCACCTCTGAATGCTAATAATGGAACTCCAGGGTATTGCTCCATTCTTGATAAAGCGATGTTATGTaattttatgtactgattttgtatatataaatacTGTATAATATCtggttatttattaattaaaagctGAGGTACTAAGTTGCTTCTTCGCTCTGCCTTCTTGGAAAACTAAGGGCTTGCTTGAGAAGGTTGCACCTGTACAATATCGAAAGACTGGACAATACTGCACTTAACGCTGCATTGTCAGCCTGCCCATCTTTGCTTGATCTGGAAATTGTTGGCCTGTAAGTACTGGAATTAATAGTTTCTTCTGTTTTATTCCTTTTTGGTCCAAAATTGCTATGCATACTGCTGAAAAGTAAGTAGAAGTACCATGGATTTAGTGTCTTCATGTCTGATTGTTGTTTTTTGACTTTCATTGAGAGGCTAAAGGCATTCATGAACAGGTTCTTGGTGGGGTATTTCTTTGTCTTATTAATCACTCAAGATAAGCATTTGAAGTTAAATAATAGGTGGCAGCATGAGTTCTCTTTTAGTTGCTTTGTGGGAACAGCACAAGTATAGCCTCATGTTTTCAGTTTGTGTTTGTTATTATTGTGAACGACACAAAGCCCAAGTGATTTAAGTACTTCGTCTGAAACACCATATTTTATATCACATGTTTCCGGTTTGTGTTTTTCATTCTTATCAACAGTACATTCCAAGTAATTGAAATACTTCGTCTGAAAGTCATTGGTTTGTTCAAGTAAAAAGCACATTactttctttattaaaaaaaatagaataactCACTACTTTTTAGTTCCTTCTGTCACAACTCATTTATTTTGTTGATCATTTACTTTGAATTCTTTGACAACAACATGGATAGTACCGGGGATCCAATAAGACCATAATTTGTTTATACTAAGTTCTAGTACAGTCATGATAAAttcttattctattttttttttgtgaacgAATGGCTCCATTTCTAGTTTCGTCTCTAGTTTCAATGTCAGTGATTATAACATGAAATGTTTTGTTCATCTGATAGTCATGTGGAATTAAGGCAGACACTGGAGTCTATAAGTAAATTTTGTCCCCTGATTGAGCGTCTATTCTTTGAATCGTCAAAAACAGGTGCATTCTTTTATCCTTCTATttgcttttcttttgctttctcaATAGCCATTTAAAGAATTTTTTCCATATTCCACCTTTGTATTCAGGTCGAGACGACAGTTTGAAACTGCCAACATGCAGTGATCTAGTGAGCAATTGTCCTCGCCTATCTTCATTGGCCCTAAGGGGATTTAAGTTGCATGATTATAAAGCTCGCAtactcgttaaggtctttttttCGAGAATGAAGCTTTTCAGTATATTGATCTTCGTTTGCGTTTCTATCCAGTGTTTCAAGGCCTTGTTTGGGTCTGTATGCCGTTCAATTGGAATTACGTGGTGTGTAGCCATGTCTTACTATACAACTTGAGTCTAGTGCAGTGAAGCTATTTGAAGCTTTCTTGCTTCTAGCTCTAGCAAGTACCTAGCGCTGTCAAAATAAAAGGCTAATGTCTCATGCTATACTATTTCTTTGTTGGTACCACCGTACCAGAAACCAGTCTAGACTAGCCAATACATGAATTTTGAGTTTAATCTGGATGAcatttgtcaatggtgctgattcTTGCTAATTTAAGGTGAGTTGACAACTATATTAGAAGTTGCACGGTGAAGCTACTACTTTTGTATAGACTACATCAACACTGTTTTTGCAAGCTCGGCTTTATCACTTTAAGCTTCACGCTTTATAACACAAAGATGGTCGCATTGAGATTATCTGCACCATCAGTAACATAATGCTTGTTTTCATCAATGcatcaaatttcctcaaaatTTGGTACTTTTTCATTTGCCATTTGTAAAGAAAAGGAAGCGTTTATTTTAGAATCAGCCGCACATGGAAAGTTTTAAGAATTTTCTTAATACTTGCTTTGTCTATGGTTTCAAGGCTCATCCAGACCATGTGGCTGAACTGATGAGATCATTGACTGGTGTGTTCGGCGGCCTGGAagtaggggtgggcgttcggtcggttcggttcggttttaaGAAATTCGGTTCGGTTATTTGGTTTTCGGTTTTGTAAAAGTAGTAACCGAAACCGAACTGAAATAAGTTTGGTTCAGTTCGGTTTAAGAaattcggttcggttttcggtttgaaCATTATCATATTGGGCTCTCTCTATGTAATAATTGGACTGACGAATTTGTtggttttctttcaaaatttcggtAAATTAGACTGAAACCAACCGAAAATTTGTTGGTTTGCTAAtaattcggtttttcggttaaCCGAACCAAATAAACTaataaccgaaaaccgaaccgaaaaactgaaattttaaaattttaaaccgaaaccgaccgaaaaaaccgaataaccgaaaccgaaataaaaatattttcggtccggtcggttttttcggttcggaccgaaatatgcccacccctaccTGGAAGGGAAtactctattttatttttaacaGATTCCCCTAGATTTAGTATAACCACATTTGCAAAAGTTTGTTGATCAGACAAACAAATGACTCAGATCACTAATGCAGAAAAATAGAGTGAAGTTCTTAGATAGGAAATAAGGCTTCAGTGATATAGATACACACTCAAGATAAACTATTTTAGCAGGGAGTGAGGGAGGGAATTTTTTCCTTTGTTGACACTATTCATATTCATTTAATTATACACCGTCCAATTTTGATTTTTCGTGGTTGTAACATTGAACTACTACTTGTTGATCCAGTCATTTACCTGGTTCCAGTGATCTCTCTGTGTTAGCTAGGTGCAAAGCTAGCTTGACTGCAAATAGTTTAGTTTACTGAAGAAGGAACTATAGAAACCTCTCCCCTTTTGGGGCTGTATGAAAAGACTGCACATTGGGTTTTTTAGCCTACTCTTTCTTTTGAACTCCTTAAGCAACATCGAATTAAAGCATCATCTCAGAATTGCTATCTGTTGAGCATTTATCTGTATACTGTTGTCATTTCTCTCTTTTGGCCTAATTGATAAACTCTCAGCTTGTGACATACTTGAGCCAAGAAAAAGTTGAAATGCTATGCTGTTAGCAATTTTACCCCTGATGTTGTTATTCACACTGGAACTTGAATGTTCCGTAGCCTTATAATTTGTCAGGTAACTTCGAGAAAATTTCTTAAGTTAGACCACCTTTGTTCGAGTTGGATTTTTCTACTCTATGTTAGAGTTTAGGAGGTGTGTCAAGCTATGTGTCAATCGTGTAAATGTTATATTTTGGGCGACTACAgtgcagtgttatcaaaggcgaaaagcgcaaaaaagctctaaggttcGTTGGGGCTTTGCGCAAAGCGCAACTAAAGGGCgggctttaatgaaaaaaggcgcaactggagaaaaagtaaaaatatgtatatgtagtccaagactaataattataagcatgaataacaaatatatggacaaagaatttaaattttttttacgaTAAAGcaaaatatcaattgtttaatgTCACCTTTTCAGGATtacactcattggcaaggaaaagtatgccttagagcaTGCGACACTAAAGCGCCCacaaagcgaggcgaagcgctcaacatgttttgagccccgcttcagggcttaagcgcgcctttgacaacactgctaCAGTGGTTGCTTTTCCAAGGGAACCTAATTGTACAATCCTcggttttgtttatttttgtaggGATTTCGTAAATTGAGGTACATTGACTTTTCAACATCCTACTCGATTACTGGCGCTTTTCTCAAGTAGGTTTCCCATTAGGCCCTCCGACTCAAGTTTGTATATGAACTTACGATCTTTTTAGCACTATTTTTATTCTAATAGCATCCATATTACAGGAATCTAGGAGGCAGTGCGGGTGGGGGCTTACTCCAGGTATTGATTTTGAGGGATTGCATGCATTTGAAAGAAGTAAGTGTTCTTTCCCCCGAACATCCTCGTTTCCCATATCTGGTAGGAAATAAATGGGGAAGTAAGTCAAGAAAGGAAGTGGTCTAACTTATGTGCATTGTAGGTAGAAGTAGCAAGGTTATTAGCAGCAGTGCTTGCAGGGGATTTTGGGCATCTTAAATATCTTGTATGTATAAACTTCTGCTCATAACAGTCTTATTAAGAAATTTGCACCTTTCGTTTCCTGTTCTCTTTATTGATGGTTTCACTTGAACTGCTTTCACACAGGATATATCTAATCGAGAGGGCCTGGTATCTGAAGGTGACTGGTATCGTCGATGTTACAGCCCTAGGTAGTACAACTTCTAGTTAACTTTTCAACATCATTAAGAAGATAGACTTTTGACTTTCTGGTTGTGTGTGCCAAACAGCTTTATTCCTATAGCGCGATTGTCGGAAGAAAGGCCCGATTTATGTGTTTTAGCAGAGTTTCCTTTGGAAGGCAGGTTGGTTTGTTCTTCCATTACTTGAACATGAAAATAATTGGTGATCCACCTGTGCCATTTATTTGTTTCCCTTTATCCGTCTTTCACAGCTTTAATGATGTTGAACAACATAACAACAGTGATGTGAATAGCGAAATTAACTCCTCATCACACTTGAGCAGTCTTGCATCTAATAGCTCTTCATTCATGAGTACATCAGAGAGCAGTTATAGTAGTGATCAAGGTAGTGGCAGCGAGGATAGTTCATTCATGTATGAAGAAAACTCAGATGAGGTGGACCAAGGTTCCATCTAAGTTGGAAATGCCCTTTCACAAGTGTTGACTGCATGACAACCGTGTATTTGGTATTGCCTCTCTCTCTCTGATTCCCCTTTCCCTGGTCCTCccttaaaaggaaaaaaaaaccaatCTGCAATAAGTATTTTGCATCCCCAGAGTAAGTGTTGATAATGCTACTCTGAATTGATTGTGTTGCCTATAGAGTTGCTTATTTAACTGGTTTTGATGTTGGTAACAGCATTTTCGGGGAGAGTATTCCGTAGTATAGCATCTGCTGGTGCTATTGAACATGGGAAGATAGTAGAGCCGAGTTGAGATAGAATTCACAAGCTCACGTCAACTCATTTTGCCTGCTTCATACGGTAGCCGGCAGTTGCTTTACTGAAGCAATACAATGACAGCGATTAGTTTTACCTAGATAGAACAAGGACAActttctgttctttcttttacttatGAGCATACAGGCAAATCTGTTTCGAGGTCTCTTATGTGATGAAGTCACCAATCAGCTGTATACTTCTGATCAATTTTTTCTTGGGAATGTGCTTACAAGGCTGTATACTTATATCTACGCTGATAATTGAAATGCTGTTCCCAGATAATAAAAAAACAAGCAGCATAATTCTTAAAGGTGGAGACTAATGTTTTGCGCCATTTTTCTGTACTACTTATTTTTGCTCTTTAGGATGAGGGGTTGGGGACCGCCTGGGTCGGAGATGTCGAACTAAGAATATACTTATCGATGGGTCATTTTAGTTGCTTGGAACTTAGATTAATTCTAGGTAGCTCAAGTAATTGTCAGTACTATACATTTATAACTAAGAAAGCTTTCGTAAACCTTGAAAATCAATCTTATAAAGGACTTCTTTATTCTTTTGACACGAAAATTATAAAATCGAATGATATTCCTAAAACCCAACGTCAATTATATTCACATGGAACTTGATGTCATTGCCTGCTGAAAATCTTATCTCCTACTGGTGCAAATGGATTGTACCCACTTCTAACGACCAAGCTAATCTGAACATAGGTATTCAAAAGTTCGAATTGGCTTCTTTTTCACTCCATTGCATATTATTTCCTTTGAATTACACGAAAATTGGCTAGAAGTCTCGCAACAAAGTTGGAAAGGGGCATGTTTCATTGGT is drawn from Nicotiana tabacum cultivar K326 chromosome 22, ASM71507v2, whole genome shotgun sequence and contains these coding sequences:
- the LOC107832421 gene encoding F-box protein At4g02760, with amino-acid sequence MDTLLLRRQSPALAMEIPNPNPKRPCCSATSGLNPKFTTSSNGFSSYIDHDVLLESFLGLSDSSFDISFNRLLGSKASDSEQNDMINRALRLGSALLEAGKRSARARDSMHNAVVWALPSDLTIKVFSLLDTQSLCYAAITCSFFKNCAADPACYANVDLITVVPRVNNAVVATIVHRAGNGFQSLKLGCVPGPLASSSGSSQPMVNFIRKSTDAAGFSWNDKRSRQGKEYSILTRSCLAPLNANNGTPGACLRRLHLYNIERLDNTALNAALSACPSLLDLEIVGLHVELRQTLESISKFCPLIERLFFESSKTGRDDSLKLPTCSDLVSNCPRLSSLALRGFKLHDYKARILVKGFRKLRYIDFSTSYSITGAFLKNLGGSAGGGLLQVLILRDCMHLKEVEVARLLAAVLAGDFGHLKYLDISNREGLVSEGDWYRRCYSPSFIPIARLSEERPDLCVLAEFPLEGSFNDVEQHNNSDVNSEINSSSHLSSLASNSSSFMSTSESSYSSDQGSGSEDSSFMYEENSDEVDQGSI